In Streptomyces chartreusis, the following proteins share a genomic window:
- a CDS encoding GvpL/GvpF family gas vesicle protein, whose product MNTYVYGITASSHPALPKGMGGIGDPARPVRVLKEGALAALVSDAPDGLRPKRRELLAHSAVLDEAGAAGCVLPMRFGSVAPDDDTVSSVLAERSEHYKERLTALDGKVEYNVKASHDEEAVLHRVMAQNPELRAMTQANRQAGGGTYDQRLHLGEMVVAAVKAQEAEDATDVQHTLEPAADAVSVGPDSSGWLANVSFLVDRDGAENFLTAVEQLRSGHPHLELRVNGPLPPYSFVEPGPAEPAITSAAEHAEE is encoded by the coding sequence GTGAACACGTACGTCTATGGCATCACCGCGAGCTCGCACCCCGCGCTTCCGAAGGGCATGGGCGGCATCGGTGACCCGGCCCGCCCGGTGCGGGTGCTCAAGGAAGGTGCGCTTGCCGCTCTCGTCAGCGACGCGCCCGACGGGCTGCGTCCCAAGCGCAGGGAACTGCTCGCCCACTCCGCCGTACTCGACGAGGCGGGCGCGGCCGGCTGCGTGCTGCCCATGCGGTTCGGGAGCGTCGCCCCCGACGACGACACCGTCAGCTCGGTCCTGGCAGAACGCTCCGAGCACTACAAGGAACGTCTCACGGCCCTCGACGGCAAGGTCGAGTACAACGTCAAGGCGTCGCACGACGAGGAGGCCGTGCTGCACCGGGTGATGGCCCAGAACCCGGAGCTGCGGGCCATGACCCAGGCCAACCGGCAGGCCGGCGGCGGCACCTACGACCAGCGGCTCCACCTCGGCGAGATGGTGGTCGCCGCCGTCAAGGCCCAGGAGGCCGAGGACGCCACCGATGTGCAGCACACCCTGGAACCGGCCGCGGACGCCGTCAGCGTCGGCCCCGACTCCAGCGGCTGGCTCGCCAACGTGTCCTTCCTGGTGGACCGCGACGGGGCGGAGAACTTCCTCACGGCGGTCGAGCAGCTCCGCTCGGGCCATCCGCACCTCGAACTGCGCGTCAACGGCCCGCTGCCGCCGTACAGCTTCGTCGAGCCCGGCCCGGCCGAGCCCGCCATCACGAGCGCCGCGGAGCACGCGGAGGAGTGA
- a CDS encoding gas vesicle structural protein GvpA, which produces MTVVPAQQSGGGGGSSGLYDVLELVLDRGLVIDAFVRVSLVGIEILKIDIRVVVASVDTYLRFAEACNRLDLEAGPRKDPGLPDLVGEITESGAKGKSKGALSGAAETISDAFKQAREEGEERPRQRTRKSTTSRRKEEQE; this is translated from the coding sequence ATGACCGTTGTCCCGGCACAGCAGAGCGGCGGCGGAGGCGGCAGCAGCGGCCTCTACGACGTGCTGGAGCTCGTACTCGACAGGGGGCTCGTGATCGACGCGTTCGTGCGGGTCTCCCTGGTCGGCATCGAGATCCTGAAGATCGACATCCGGGTCGTCGTGGCCAGTGTGGACACCTATCTGCGCTTCGCCGAGGCGTGCAACCGGCTCGACCTGGAGGCCGGGCCGCGCAAGGACCCGGGCCTGCCCGACCTGGTCGGGGAGATCACCGAATCCGGTGCGAAGGGCAAGTCGAAGGGTGCGCTCTCCGGCGCCGCCGAGACCATCTCCGACGCCTTCAAGCAGGCACGTGAGGAAGGTGAGGAACGACCCAGGCAGCGCACCCGTAAGTCCACGACGTCGCGCCGGAAGGAGGAGCAGGAGTGA
- a CDS encoding gas vesicle protein yields the protein MNDSQNTPKTSRRQTGGAKKQPGPMEILRQARTQLAELTGADAEKVTSFEQSEDGWSLEIEVLELSRVPDTMSLMASYQVDLDPEGQLTGYRRVRRYERGRSDAQRRGGR from the coding sequence ATGAATGATTCACAGAACACACCCAAGACATCCAGACGGCAGACGGGCGGGGCGAAGAAGCAACCGGGCCCCATGGAAATCCTGCGACAGGCACGGACCCAGCTCGCAGAACTCACCGGTGCGGACGCGGAGAAGGTGACGTCCTTCGAACAGTCGGAGGACGGCTGGTCCCTCGAGATCGAGGTACTGGAACTGTCCCGCGTGCCCGACACGATGAGCCTGATGGCGAGCTACCAGGTCGATCTCGACCCAGAGGGACAGCTCACCGGGTACCGGCGCGTGCGCCGCTACGAGCGTGGGCGTTCCGACGCGCAGAGGCGGGGCGGCCGGTAG
- the ligD gene encoding non-homologous end-joining DNA ligase — MTDGGTRRVRAGRRTVEVKRVDKVLLPGSGDAKEYTKGDLVDYHRSVARFMLPHLRGRPLMLERHPDGLDGPEFMQKNTPEHYPDWITRVEVSKEDGTVRHTVCDDTASLLYLTDQACLTLHRWLSRTCSIDCPDRLVFDLDPADDDFGQVREAAGFLGELLDELELPSAPMTTGSRGLHIVVPLTARQDCDEVGKFARDVADTLTAAHPDRLTTAARKKDRGDRLYLDVQRNAYAQTVVAPYTVRARPGAPVATPIGWADLDDPDLHARRWTIADAVEKARSDPWAGLMRRARALGPARRRLDSLKG; from the coding sequence GTGACCGACGGCGGTACCAGGAGAGTGCGGGCAGGCCGCCGTACCGTCGAGGTCAAACGGGTCGACAAGGTGCTCTTGCCCGGTTCCGGGGACGCGAAGGAGTACACCAAGGGCGACCTCGTCGACTACCACCGCTCCGTCGCCCGGTTCATGCTGCCGCATCTGCGGGGCCGCCCGCTGATGCTGGAACGGCACCCCGACGGGCTGGACGGGCCCGAGTTCATGCAGAAGAACACCCCGGAGCACTACCCGGACTGGATCACCCGGGTAGAGGTGTCCAAGGAGGACGGCACCGTCCGCCACACGGTCTGCGACGACACCGCGAGTCTCCTGTACCTCACCGACCAGGCCTGCCTCACGCTGCACCGCTGGCTCTCCCGCACCTGCAGTATCGACTGCCCCGACCGGCTGGTCTTCGACCTCGACCCGGCCGACGACGACTTCGGACAGGTCCGGGAGGCCGCCGGGTTCCTCGGCGAACTGCTCGACGAACTGGAGCTGCCCTCGGCGCCGATGACCACCGGTTCACGCGGGTTGCACATCGTCGTGCCATTGACGGCACGTCAGGACTGCGACGAGGTAGGGAAGTTCGCGCGGGACGTCGCCGACACGCTCACCGCGGCCCACCCGGACCGGCTCACCACCGCCGCCCGCAAGAAGGACCGCGGCGACCGCCTCTACCTCGACGTGCAGCGCAACGCCTATGCACAGACGGTGGTCGCGCCCTACACGGTCCGCGCCCGCCCCGGAGCCCCCGTGGCCACGCCGATCGGCTGGGCCGACCTGGACGACCCGGACCTCCACGCGCGGCGCTGGACCATCGCCGACGCCGTGGAAAAGGCGCGCAGCGACCCGTGGGCCGGGCTGATGCGCCGGGCCCGTGCTCTCGGGCCGGCGCGCCGCAGGCTCGACTCGCTCAAGGGCTGA
- a CDS encoding transketolase, with product MNTAELTELAQQLRVDSVRASAAAGSGHPTSSMSAADLMAVLLARHLRYDFERPAHPGNDRFVLSKGHATPLLYSAYKAVGAIEDGELLTFRRIGSRLEGHPTPRRVPWVETASGSLGQGLPIGVGIALAGKRLDRAGYRVWVLCGDSELAEGSVWEAAEHAAYENLDNLTTIVDVNRLGQRGPTRHGHDLDAYARRFQAFGWHTVEVDGHDVDAVDRAYAEARSTTGQPTVILARTLKGKGVADVQDREGLHGKPLPDADAAIAELGGPRDLHVRVHEPPATRALHAVPDGNLELPRWDKGEEVATRNAYGEALAALGAARSDVVALDGEVSDSTRAEFFAKEFPDRFFECYIAEQQMVAAAVGLATRGRVPYASTFAAFLTRAYDFVRMASISGVGVNLVGSHAGVAIGQDGPSQMGLEDLAMMRAVYDSTVLYPCDANQTAKLVAAMAGLDGIRYLRTSRGAGPVIYGPDEEFPVGGSKVLRAGDHDRLTVVAAGVTVHEALAAADVLAREGIAIRVIDLYSVKPVDRLTLRQAAEETGLLLTVEDHHEEGGLGDAVLDAFLDGRPVPRLVRLAVRMMPGSASPDEQLHAAGIDAASIAAAGKLLVEEAVVR from the coding sequence ATGAACACCGCCGAACTCACCGAGCTCGCCCAGCAGTTGCGGGTGGACAGTGTGCGGGCGTCCGCCGCCGCGGGGTCGGGGCATCCGACGTCGTCGATGTCGGCCGCCGATCTGATGGCCGTTCTCCTCGCGCGGCATCTGCGCTACGACTTCGAGCGGCCCGCCCACCCGGGCAACGACCGGTTCGTCCTGTCCAAGGGGCACGCCACGCCGCTGCTGTACTCGGCCTACAAGGCCGTCGGCGCCATCGAGGACGGCGAGCTGCTCACCTTCCGCCGGATCGGCAGCCGTCTCGAAGGGCACCCCACCCCGCGCCGGGTGCCCTGGGTGGAGACCGCGAGCGGCTCGCTCGGACAGGGACTGCCGATCGGCGTCGGCATCGCGCTCGCCGGGAAGCGGCTGGACCGCGCCGGCTACCGGGTGTGGGTGCTGTGCGGGGACAGCGAACTCGCCGAGGGCTCCGTGTGGGAGGCGGCCGAGCACGCGGCGTACGAGAATCTGGACAACCTGACGACCATCGTGGACGTGAACCGGCTGGGCCAGCGCGGCCCGACCCGGCACGGCCACGACCTCGACGCCTATGCCCGCCGCTTCCAGGCCTTCGGCTGGCACACCGTCGAGGTCGACGGACACGACGTGGACGCCGTGGACCGTGCCTACGCGGAGGCCCGCTCCACCACCGGGCAGCCCACCGTCATCCTCGCCCGCACCCTCAAGGGCAAGGGCGTCGCCGACGTCCAGGACCGCGAGGGGCTGCACGGCAAGCCGCTCCCGGACGCCGACGCGGCCATCGCCGAACTCGGCGGACCGCGCGACCTGCACGTCCGGGTCCACGAGCCGCCCGCGACCCGCGCCCTGCACGCCGTGCCCGACGGAAACCTCGAACTGCCCCGCTGGGACAAGGGGGAGGAGGTCGCCACCCGCAACGCCTACGGCGAGGCGCTCGCCGCCCTCGGCGCGGCACGCTCCGATGTCGTCGCCCTCGACGGCGAGGTCAGCGACTCCACCCGCGCCGAGTTCTTCGCCAAGGAATTCCCCGACCGGTTCTTCGAGTGCTACATCGCCGAGCAGCAGATGGTCGCCGCCGCGGTGGGGCTCGCCACGCGCGGCCGGGTGCCGTACGCCTCGACCTTCGCGGCCTTCCTGACCCGCGCCTACGACTTCGTGCGCATGGCGTCCATCAGCGGCGTCGGCGTCAACCTCGTCGGCTCGCACGCCGGTGTCGCCATCGGGCAGGACGGGCCCAGCCAGATGGGCCTGGAGGACCTGGCGATGATGCGGGCCGTGTACGACTCGACGGTGCTGTACCCGTGCGACGCCAACCAGACCGCGAAGCTCGTCGCCGCCATGGCCGGCCTCGACGGCATCCGCTATCTGCGCACCTCGCGCGGCGCAGGCCCCGTGATCTACGGCCCCGACGAGGAGTTCCCGGTCGGCGGCAGCAAGGTGCTGCGCGCCGGGGACCACGACCGGCTGACCGTCGTCGCGGCCGGAGTCACCGTGCACGAGGCACTCGCCGCCGCCGACGTCCTGGCCCGCGAGGGCATCGCCATCAGGGTGATCGACCTCTACTCCGTCAAGCCCGTCGACCGGCTCACGCTGCGTCAGGCGGCCGAGGAGACCGGCCTGTTGCTCACGGTGGAGGACCACCACGAGGAGGGCGGCCTCGGCGACGCCGTCCTGGACGCCTTCCTGGACGGGCGCCCGGTCCCGCGCCTGGTACGGCTCGCCGTACGCATGATGCCGGGCTCGGCGTCCCCGGACGAACAGCTGCACGCCGCCGGCATCGACGCGGCGTCCATCGCCGCCGCGGGCAAGCTGCTGGTGGAGGAGGCGGTCGTACGGTGA
- a CDS encoding NAD(P)/FAD-dependent oxidoreductase translates to MSRPRIVIVGAGFAGYRAARVLSRLTRHKADITLLNPTDYFLYLPLLPQVAAGILEPRRVTVSLTGTLPDVRLVLGEADAVDLDGHTVRHTGPEGDGGTLPFDRLILAAGSVNKLLPIPGVAEHAHGFRGLPEALYLRDHVTRQMELAAAADDPASCAERCTFVVVGAGYTGTEVAAQGKLFTDSQVRRRPLRAGMRPRWLLLDIAERVLPELDETLSRTADRVLRQRGVEVRMGTSVKEATHRGVLLTDGEFVDTRTLVWCVGVRPDPLAESLELPLEKGRLLVDPYLQVPGRPGLFAAGDAAAVPDLEKPGAYTPMTAQHAWRQGKAVAHNVAASLGLGERRAYRHRDLGFVVDLGGVKAAANPLGIPLSGVAAGAVTRGYHLAAMPGNRVRVAADWLLDAVLPRQAVQLGLVRSWSVPLDTASPELARVPGGPEKARAGNPGPAGGSPAGEGAEPADAIRDADAGKHAEPPGPLKEPDLIQDADAAQHAEPPGPVKQPDPAQAPERTPGAASSDAPAVHKHRPRDPSTLAPPEPGSPASSEGDS, encoded by the coding sequence GTGAGTCGACCCCGCATCGTGATCGTCGGCGCCGGATTCGCCGGGTACCGGGCGGCCCGCGTCCTGTCCCGGCTCACCCGGCACAAGGCCGACATCACCCTGCTGAACCCGACCGACTACTTCCTGTATCTGCCCCTGCTGCCCCAGGTGGCCGCGGGCATCCTGGAGCCACGCAGGGTGACCGTCTCGCTCACCGGCACACTGCCGGACGTCCGGCTCGTGCTGGGCGAGGCCGACGCCGTCGACCTCGACGGGCACACCGTGCGCCACACCGGCCCCGAGGGCGACGGCGGCACCCTGCCCTTCGACCGGCTGATCCTCGCCGCGGGCAGCGTCAACAAGCTGCTGCCCATCCCCGGCGTCGCCGAGCACGCGCACGGCTTCCGCGGCCTGCCCGAGGCGCTGTACCTGCGGGACCACGTGACCCGGCAGATGGAGCTGGCGGCCGCCGCCGACGACCCCGCGAGCTGTGCGGAACGCTGCACGTTCGTCGTCGTCGGCGCCGGATACACCGGCACCGAGGTCGCCGCGCAGGGCAAGCTCTTCACCGACTCCCAGGTCCGCAGGCGCCCCCTGCGAGCGGGCATGCGGCCACGTTGGCTGCTGCTCGACATCGCCGAGCGGGTTCTGCCCGAGCTGGACGAGACCCTGTCACGCACCGCCGACCGGGTGCTGCGGCAGCGGGGCGTCGAGGTGCGGATGGGCACCTCCGTGAAGGAGGCCACGCACCGCGGGGTGCTGCTGACCGACGGCGAGTTCGTCGACACCCGCACCCTGGTGTGGTGCGTCGGCGTACGGCCCGACCCGCTCGCCGAGTCGCTCGAACTCCCCTTGGAGAAGGGCCGGTTGCTCGTCGACCCCTACCTCCAGGTGCCGGGCCGGCCCGGCCTGTTCGCCGCCGGGGACGCGGCCGCGGTGCCCGACCTGGAGAAGCCCGGTGCCTACACGCCGATGACCGCCCAGCACGCCTGGCGGCAGGGCAAGGCCGTGGCGCACAACGTCGCCGCGTCGCTGGGCCTGGGGGAGCGGCGCGCCTACCGCCACCGCGACTTGGGCTTCGTCGTCGACCTCGGCGGCGTCAAGGCCGCCGCCAACCCGCTGGGCATCCCCCTGTCCGGAGTGGCCGCGGGCGCGGTCACCCGCGGCTACCACCTCGCCGCGATGCCCGGCAACCGCGTCCGTGTGGCCGCCGACTGGCTCCTGGACGCCGTACTGCCGCGCCAGGCCGTCCAGTTGGGTCTCGTACGGTCGTGGTCGGTACCGCTGGACACGGCCTCGCCGGAGCTGGCCCGGGTGCCGGGCGGCCCCGAGAAGGCGCGCGCGGGGAACCCGGGGCCGGCCGGGGGATCGCCTGCCGGTGAGGGCGCCGAACCGGCGGACGCCATACGGGACGCCGACGCCGGCAAGCACGCCGAACCTCCGGGCCCGCTGAAGGAGCCGGACCTGATCCAGGACGCCGACGCGGCCCAGCACGCCGAGCCCCCGGGTCCTGTGAAGCAGCCGGACCCGGCCCAGGCTCCCGAGCGCACCCCGGGCGCCGCCTCCTCCGACGCGCCGGCCGTTCACAAGCATCGCCCCAGGGACCCCTCGACCCTCGCCCCGCCGGAACCCGGCTCGCCCGCCTCCTCGGAAGGAGATTCATGA
- a CDS encoding enolase C-terminal domain-like protein encodes MKLRLPVVSVYTVPTDAPEADGTLSWHSTTVVIAEVTSGDTTGTGWTYGPAAVGDFLRDHLAPLIEGRGALDVPAAHEAMCRAIRDAGRAGVAACAISALDIALWDLKARLLELPLARLLGVCRERVPVYGSGGFTTYHDKHLAAQLNGWVHGQHIPRVKIRIGEDRGRATPRDLDRVRTARQVIGPEAELYVDASGAYTRKQAIRVGHGLAGHDVGWFQEPVSSDDLTGLRLVRDSLPCDVTAGAYGYDLPYFARMISAGAVDCLQIDATRCGGLTEFVRAAALAQAHGLEVSAHRAPHAHAAAAAAIPNLRHIEWFHDHVRLEDMFFTGALDPTGGTVTPTHGLGHGLTLRTEEMEQYRVA; translated from the coding sequence ATGAAACTCCGTCTCCCCGTCGTATCCGTGTACACGGTGCCCACCGACGCCCCCGAGGCGGACGGCACTCTGAGCTGGCACTCCACGACGGTGGTGATCGCCGAGGTGACCTCGGGCGACACCACCGGCACCGGCTGGACGTACGGTCCGGCGGCGGTCGGCGACTTCCTGCGCGACCATCTCGCCCCGCTGATCGAGGGCCGTGGCGCCCTGGACGTCCCGGCGGCGCACGAAGCGATGTGCCGCGCGATCCGCGACGCGGGCCGGGCGGGCGTCGCCGCGTGCGCGATCTCGGCGCTGGACATCGCCCTGTGGGACCTCAAGGCCCGGCTCCTGGAGCTGCCGCTGGCGCGACTGCTCGGGGTGTGCCGTGAGCGTGTCCCCGTCTACGGCAGCGGCGGCTTCACGACGTACCACGACAAGCATCTGGCGGCACAGCTGAACGGCTGGGTGCACGGCCAGCACATTCCGCGCGTGAAGATAAGGATCGGCGAGGACCGGGGCCGTGCGACCCCGCGCGACCTGGACCGGGTGCGCACGGCACGCCAAGTGATCGGCCCCGAGGCCGAGTTGTATGTGGACGCGAGCGGCGCCTACACCCGCAAACAGGCGATCCGGGTCGGCCACGGGCTCGCCGGGCACGACGTCGGATGGTTCCAGGAGCCGGTGTCCTCGGACGATCTGACGGGCCTGCGGCTGGTCCGCGACAGCCTGCCGTGCGACGTCACGGCCGGTGCGTACGGCTACGACCTGCCGTACTTCGCCCGCATGATCTCGGCCGGCGCGGTCGACTGCCTCCAGATCGACGCCACGCGCTGCGGCGGTCTGACGGAGTTCGTGCGTGCCGCCGCCCTCGCGCAGGCCCACGGCCTGGAGGTCTCGGCCCACCGTGCCCCGCACGCCCACGCCGCCGCGGCCGCCGCGATCCCCAATCTGCGGCACATCGAGTGGTTCCACGACCATGTGCGCCTGGAGGACATGTTCTTCACCGGCGCCCTCGACCCGACGGGCGGCACGGTCACCCCGACCCACGGCCTCGGACACGGGCTGACCCTGCGGACGGAGGAGATGGAGCAGTACCGGGTCGCCTGA
- a CDS encoding phage holin family protein, whose product MDRLDHLEHLDKELVDELAQVARETVRDELREQTRRQRRRATLYAGSGAVALYAGAALALAMGLGLAAALPDWAAALITAVILGVLAYLLRGAARPSASRPTADTATGAAPGRTLGGTAPGTPPSGLGMPYPPMPPGPPQAGAPGTGGTRTPHPDDIDPEQPHHRA is encoded by the coding sequence ATGGATCGCTTGGATCATCTTGAGCATCTGGACAAGGAACTGGTCGACGAGCTGGCGCAGGTGGCGCGCGAGACCGTGCGCGACGAACTGCGCGAGCAGACCCGCCGGCAGCGCCGCCGGGCCACGCTGTACGCCGGGTCCGGCGCCGTCGCCCTGTACGCGGGCGCGGCCCTCGCGCTCGCGATGGGGCTCGGCCTCGCCGCCGCACTGCCCGACTGGGCGGCCGCACTGATCACCGCGGTGATCCTCGGTGTGCTGGCGTACCTGCTGCGCGGCGCGGCACGGCCGTCCGCGTCCCGGCCGACGGCGGACACGGCCACCGGAGCCGCACCCGGGCGCACCCTCGGCGGCACGGCGCCGGGCACTCCGCCCAGCGGACTCGGCATGCCGTATCCGCCGATGCCGCCCGGACCGCCGCAGGCGGGAGCACCGGGCACGGGCGGGACGCGGACACCGCACCCCGACGACATCGACCCCGAGCAGCCGCACCACCGGGCGTGA
- a CDS encoding VOC family protein yields MDILGATLRVCVDDLETAVPFYERLAGGTALRFERGGVQVAAVGCFLLMSGPAAELEVLRKVAATIAVKDVEEARQVLSELGAHIVAGPMATPAGRNLIAMHPDGAIYEYVDRQA; encoded by the coding sequence ATGGACATTCTGGGAGCCACGCTGCGCGTATGCGTCGACGACCTGGAGACCGCGGTCCCCTTCTACGAACGCCTCGCCGGCGGCACAGCACTGCGCTTCGAACGCGGCGGTGTCCAGGTGGCCGCGGTCGGCTGCTTCCTGCTGATGAGCGGCCCCGCGGCCGAGCTGGAGGTGCTGCGCAAGGTCGCCGCGACGATCGCCGTCAAGGACGTCGAGGAGGCGCGCCAGGTGCTCAGCGAGCTGGGCGCGCACATCGTCGCCGGGCCGATGGCGACTCCCGCCGGGCGCAATCTGATCGCGATGCACCCGGACGGGGCGATCTACGAGTACGTGGACCGTCAGGCGTAG
- a CDS encoding arginase family protein — MRNIVVLDAPSNLGLRPPAPGTVPGCHKLAGALREQRIVQRLRALEGGVVVPPRYDRGDWQEGDGVFNAAALASYTRRLADRIEAHVRAGDFPLVLGGDCSINLGAALALRRAGRYGLAVVDASPDFRHPGNSDRVGAAGGEEVALATGRGQADLTDLEGLRPYLRDEDVRYFGIRDCFEEDRAELAELKIPVVTVGDLREWGAEALATVTRQAFEIPELDGFWVHLDADVLDPSVMPAVDSPDPDGLMPDELVALLRPLLASEHCVGLNVTIYDPDLDPEGTAGALLTDVVVTALGYA; from the coding sequence ATGCGGAACATCGTGGTGCTCGACGCCCCCTCCAACCTGGGCCTGCGCCCGCCGGCCCCGGGCACGGTCCCCGGCTGCCACAAGCTCGCCGGCGCGTTGCGCGAGCAGCGGATCGTCCAGCGGCTGCGGGCGCTGGAGGGCGGGGTCGTGGTGCCGCCGCGCTACGACCGCGGGGACTGGCAGGAAGGCGACGGCGTCTTCAACGCGGCCGCCCTCGCCTCCTACACCCGCAGGCTCGCCGACCGCATCGAGGCTCATGTGCGCGCCGGGGACTTCCCGCTCGTGCTCGGCGGCGACTGCTCGATCAACCTCGGCGCGGCCCTCGCGCTGCGCCGCGCCGGCCGGTACGGGCTGGCGGTCGTGGACGCCTCGCCCGACTTCCGGCACCCCGGCAACTCCGACCGGGTCGGCGCGGCCGGCGGCGAGGAGGTCGCCCTGGCCACCGGGCGCGGGCAGGCGGACCTGACGGACCTGGAGGGGCTGCGGCCCTATCTGCGGGACGAGGACGTGCGGTACTTCGGCATCCGCGACTGCTTCGAGGAGGACCGCGCCGAGCTCGCCGAGCTGAAGATTCCCGTGGTGACCGTCGGAGACCTGCGCGAATGGGGCGCCGAGGCGCTGGCGACCGTCACCCGGCAGGCCTTCGAGATCCCCGAACTGGACGGCTTCTGGGTGCACCTGGACGCCGACGTCCTCGACCCGTCCGTCATGCCCGCCGTGGACAGCCCCGACCCGGACGGGCTCATGCCCGACGAACTGGTCGCGCTGCTGCGGCCGTTGCTGGCCTCCGAGCACTGCGTCGGCCTCAACGTCACGATCTACGACCCCGACCTGGACCCGGAGGGCACGGCCGGGGCGCTGCTCACCGACGTGGTCGTGACGGCCCTGGGCTACGCCTGA
- a CDS encoding GNAT family N-acetyltransferase gives MPQPSSRYLAEGPRVGIRHFTHADAAEFTARARESKDLHRPWLFPPDGEAAYAAYAGRLIEDPTKAGFLVCAKEDGGGIAGFVNINNIVEGAFRSGALGYGAFSHAAGRGLMRQGLDLVVGHAFGPMRLHRLEINVQPANTGSIALARACGFRLEGFSPNMLFIDGAWRDHERWAITAEMRP, from the coding sequence ATGCCGCAGCCCTCGTCCCGCTACCTCGCCGAAGGCCCCCGCGTGGGCATACGCCACTTCACCCACGCGGACGCCGCCGAATTCACGGCGCGTGCCCGGGAGAGCAAGGACCTGCACCGCCCGTGGCTCTTCCCGCCGGACGGCGAAGCCGCGTACGCCGCCTATGCCGGGCGGCTGATCGAGGATCCGACCAAGGCGGGGTTCCTGGTGTGCGCGAAGGAGGACGGCGGGGGGATCGCCGGGTTCGTCAACATCAACAACATCGTCGAGGGCGCCTTCCGGAGCGGTGCCCTCGGCTACGGCGCCTTCTCCCACGCGGCCGGCCGCGGCCTGATGCGGCAGGGCCTCGACCTGGTGGTCGGCCATGCCTTCGGCCCGATGCGGCTGCACCGGCTGGAGATCAACGTCCAGCCGGCCAACACCGGCTCCATCGCCCTCGCCCGCGCCTGCGGCTTCCGTCTGGAGGGCTTCTCGCCGAACATGCTCTTCATCGACGGGGCCTGGCGCGATCACGAACGGTGGGCGATCACCGCCGAGATGCGTCCCTGA
- a CDS encoding LapA family protein — MTAKTSESGSKAGGKRSGLSGHMTPGRITVLVLAALALIFIFENTRSTEIRLLIPLVTMPLWLALLAVGLIGALVGGYFMRRRR; from the coding sequence ATGACCGCGAAGACGTCGGAGAGCGGCTCGAAGGCCGGCGGGAAGCGGAGTGGCCTGTCCGGGCACATGACCCCTGGCAGGATCACCGTGCTGGTGCTCGCCGCCCTCGCGCTGATCTTCATCTTCGAGAACACCCGCAGTACCGAGATCCGGCTGCTGATCCCCCTGGTGACGATGCCGCTGTGGCTGGCGCTGCTGGCCGTGGGGCTCATCGGCGCACTGGTCGGCGGCTACTTCATGCGACGCCGCCGTTAG